Proteins encoded together in one Calditrichota bacterium window:
- a CDS encoding ABC transporter ATP-binding protein: MEIIETLGLTKNYNLKKAVNNLNLKINKATFFGFVGPNGAGKTTTVNMLTGITPPSSGKIKIFGLDFEENNIEIKKSVGVVPEDLSLFEQLKAEEQLYFTARVYGLDRQAIKSRTNELFDVFDLQNQRNKFVREYSKGMKKKLALMCAIIHDPELIFLDEPFEGLDPISSKIIQDNLKLMVQNGTTIFLTSHNLDLVEKLCKEIAIIHNGELILQSPTEQIRNRIKSRMSNEKYSGLEELFLDLVSQEKETKYLSWIKKG, encoded by the coding sequence AACGCTCGGTCTGACCAAAAATTACAATCTGAAGAAAGCTGTGAACAATCTCAATTTAAAAATAAATAAAGCCACCTTTTTCGGTTTTGTGGGACCGAACGGCGCCGGAAAGACGACAACGGTCAACATGCTGACCGGAATCACGCCTCCGAGTTCGGGAAAAATAAAAATATTCGGTCTGGATTTTGAAGAAAATAACATTGAAATAAAAAAGAGCGTCGGCGTTGTTCCCGAAGACCTCTCATTATTTGAACAGTTAAAAGCAGAGGAACAGCTCTATTTCACGGCTCGAGTTTATGGACTGGACAGGCAAGCGATTAAATCCAGGACGAATGAGCTTTTTGACGTTTTTGACCTGCAAAATCAACGCAATAAATTTGTCCGTGAATATTCCAAAGGAATGAAGAAAAAATTAGCCCTGATGTGCGCCATCATTCACGATCCGGAACTAATTTTTTTAGATGAGCCTTTTGAAGGATTAGACCCAATTTCTTCAAAAATCATTCAGGATAATTTGAAATTAATGGTGCAAAACGGGACAACGATTTTTTTGACCTCCCACAATTTGGATCTGGTTGAAAAACTGTGCAAGGAAATCGCCATCATTCACAACGGTGAATTAATTCTCCAGAGTCCCACAGAACAAATCAGAAATCGAATTAAAAGCAGAATGAGCAACGAAAAATATTCCGGTCTGGAAGAACTGTTTTTGGATTTGGTCTCCCAGGAGAAAGAGACGAAATATTTGTCGTGGATAAAAAAGGGATAA
- a CDS encoding nucleotidyltransferase domain-containing protein: MAQIPTNIKSIIQKLLLALQENNIPVKRAILFGSYARGNFSEWSDIDLVIVSDVFVGERFDDKKKLIPITLKISYDLDVLPFNTKDFTEEDPFVKEILETGVRIV, encoded by the coding sequence GTGGCTCAAATCCCAACTAATATAAAAAGTATAATACAAAAATTGCTATTGGCATTGCAAGAGAATAATATTCCTGTAAAACGAGCAATTTTATTTGGAAGTTACGCTCGAGGAAATTTTAGTGAATGGAGCGATATCGATTTGGTTATTGTATCAGACGTTTTTGTGGGTGAGCGCTTTGATGACAAGAAAAAACTAATACCGATTACTTTAAAGATAAGTTATGATTTAGATGTTTTGCCTTTCAATACAAAAGATTTTACTGAAGAGGATCCATTCGTCAAAGAAATTTTAGAGACCGGGGTGCGGATTGTTTAA
- a CDS encoding HEPN domain-containing protein, whose translation MNIDEHIKYWLESAEHDLDVSDSLFKSEKYDWSLFVGHLVLEKALKAIFVKTHNNRMPPKIHNLLKLARLSDLDLYDRQELLFAEINEFNIATRYPDYKSNFYKKCTRSFAEKYLKLIKEQYKWLKSQLI comes from the coding sequence ATGAATATTGACGAACACATAAAATATTGGCTTGAAAGCGCGGAGCATGACTTAGACGTTTCAGATAGTCTTTTCAAATCGGAAAAATATGATTGGTCTCTTTTTGTCGGACATCTTGTGCTTGAAAAAGCATTAAAAGCAATTTTTGTAAAAACTCATAACAATAGGATGCCTCCTAAAATTCATAATTTGTTGAAGCTGGCGAGGCTATCTGATTTAGACCTTTATGATAGACAGGAACTGTTGTTTGCGGAAATAAATGAATTTAATATTGCAACAAGGTATCCTGACTATAAATCTAATTTTTATAAAAAGTGCACACGTTCCTTTGCCGAAAAATATTTGAAGTTAATAAAGGAGCAATACAAGTGGCTCAAATCCCAACTAATATAA
- a CDS encoding tetratricopeptide repeat protein codes for MKRVIHYGIVFCIFAMMAPDLAAQTNSLEPFFKYFFNNQYDSARAEIKRQIAADSSAASLYFYQGKTCLAMHDYDAALHAFRQAVRKGYPAAKAFRYIGQIFEEQGRLADAIDAYRAAQNLSPKLPSLSLKMASLYFKRKNYRATIALGRQILKQDTTQMQAFYLIGRSHLQRAENDSALAIAIRAVSLDSNSVPNLLNLGVALFRKEKFDSSTTVLQRILEISPRSDEAKFYLAKNLAEQDDLVAAVRHLEDCVRLGGVYRLKAMKLLAQYFYEMKQLDESMKWARKYLGEKPEEGVIHYYLARALSDRGESDEAEKEFDKARRFAGEDFVKMIYFYRGLNFYQNGSDGKAIPWYKKAIAIDPKFSYAYYNLALVYDRYYEDKNPAIRYYEKFIELAKKDETVPPMIIAAAKERVGQLREKRFFRK; via the coding sequence ATGAAGAGAGTTATTCATTACGGAATAGTATTCTGCATTTTTGCGATGATGGCGCCTGATCTGGCGGCGCAGACCAACTCTCTGGAACCGTTTTTCAAATATTTTTTCAATAATCAGTATGACAGCGCGCGTGCGGAAATTAAGCGGCAGATTGCGGCTGACTCTTCCGCGGCGTCGCTTTATTTTTATCAGGGAAAAACTTGCCTGGCGATGCACGATTACGACGCGGCGCTCCATGCCTTCCGTCAGGCCGTGCGCAAAGGCTATCCCGCCGCAAAAGCTTTTCGTTACATCGGGCAAATTTTTGAAGAACAGGGAAGGCTGGCAGATGCCATCGACGCCTATCGTGCGGCGCAAAATTTGAGTCCGAAACTTCCGTCCTTGTCGCTCAAAATGGCTTCACTTTATTTCAAAAGAAAAAATTATCGCGCTACGATTGCTCTGGGACGGCAGATTCTCAAACAGGATACCACGCAAATGCAGGCCTTCTATTTAATCGGCAGGTCGCATTTGCAGCGTGCAGAAAACGACAGCGCGCTTGCCATCGCTATACGCGCAGTGTCACTGGATAGCAATTCTGTGCCAAATTTGTTGAATTTAGGTGTTGCGCTATTTAGAAAAGAAAAGTTTGATTCATCAACAACAGTTCTGCAGCGAATTTTGGAAATTAGCCCTCGTTCCGATGAAGCGAAATTTTATCTGGCGAAAAATTTAGCGGAACAAGATGATTTGGTGGCAGCGGTCAGACATCTCGAAGATTGTGTGCGTCTTGGGGGAGTTTACCGGCTGAAAGCGATGAAATTGCTGGCGCAATATTTTTATGAAATGAAGCAATTGGATGAGTCTATGAAATGGGCGCGCAAATATTTGGGGGAAAAGCCCGAAGAAGGGGTAATTCACTACTATCTGGCGCGGGCGCTTTCTGACAGAGGCGAATCTGACGAAGCGGAAAAGGAATTTGACAAAGCCAGGCGTTTCGCGGGAGAGGATTTCGTCAAGATGATTTATTTCTATCGGGGACTGAACTTTTACCAGAACGGCAGCGATGGCAAAGCCATCCCCTGGTACAAAAAAGCGATCGCCATCGATCCCAAATTCAGTTACGCCTATTACAATCTGGCGCTGGTTTATGACCGCTATTACGAAGACAAAAATCCGGCGATTCGATATTATGAAAAATTTATTGAACTGGCGAAAAAGGACGAAACTGTGCCGCCGATGATAATTGCGGCGGCGAAAGAGAGAGTGGGGCAATTACGGGAGAAGCGGTTTTTTAGGAAATAA
- a CDS encoding TonB family protein, with product MNQVVSLVENFSDEWFRFIVSSSVQLAIFLSVIGIVTFIFRKKSAIFLYFLWLVGLFRVILPPDFNFFFRYAVVSPNFIPTIQIQEIVLMPTSAPGEQLSMQGYLFLFWLTGVIIFTVYWLFNYVRFRRVIRHDVTTFSLPEDVKKIIKNHRVQVLTGPFIATPFVRGIFHSKIYLPENASHWPEQELKAILYHELAHIHCKDLFLIIFQNAVQMIYFFHPLVWLANMQIFRYREKARDDLAIEKMGGNALAYGKYLLTSMDNAMEWQPMYSTSHYFLQSKSFLYQRFEYILKRKEKIMNRLTHLQKGVLVGCLIVGLALTAFQSDIRSQTENSRQQKENVQVQNPENFQEVKQEIINGRKVVFAAFDKAPEPEGGFGVIQENLVYPEAARKAGKEGKVLVYTQIGADGKIIDAFVGHSTVRDESCDAAALQAVKSMVWNPALKEGKPIAVWIIVPVNFKIYKPDEQKPARTEKGQISSPLPPKELPPPPPPAPKPPQTVEEGVVFVPYDEAPRPIGGFAAIQKNLQYPEIARKACIEGTVVIYAKISKDGAVEETKIVKSLGKNNGLDEAAVAAVKKTKWKPAKQKDKSVGVWVSVPVKFKLANEKKGTTSDMKEVEQKLQKIEQDLAQKEKLLQAQEDKKTAKELKKIKEDLQTIQEKLKEKNKELQKLNEKMEKVTEEKSITVSSKPSGETPSVLRSDEEIIFVPYDKPPAPEGGFKAIQRNLIYPELARKNKIEGTVILYVQITEKGEVGKVHVQKPLDANCNQAAIDAVKRVKWKPAKQKGKPVAVWVSVPIIFKLK from the coding sequence ATGAATCAGGTAGTCTCTCTCGTTGAAAATTTTTCCGATGAATGGTTCAGATTTATCGTCAGTTCCTCGGTGCAATTGGCGATTTTTCTGAGCGTCATTGGAATTGTTACTTTTATTTTCCGAAAAAAGTCGGCGATATTTTTATATTTTCTCTGGCTCGTAGGCCTATTTCGCGTGATTTTGCCGCCTGATTTCAACTTTTTTTTCAGGTATGCAGTTGTCAGTCCGAATTTCATTCCCACAATTCAGATTCAGGAAATCGTTTTGATGCCGACGAGCGCGCCGGGGGAGCAATTGAGCATGCAAGGTTACCTTTTTCTTTTCTGGCTCACAGGAGTAATTATTTTTACAGTCTATTGGCTCTTCAATTACGTGCGGTTTCGACGCGTGATCCGGCACGATGTAACTACTTTTTCTCTTCCGGAAGATGTGAAAAAAATAATTAAAAATCACCGCGTGCAAGTTTTGACAGGTCCCTTTATCGCCACGCCATTTGTGAGAGGTATTTTTCATTCTAAAATTTATTTGCCGGAAAATGCAAGCCACTGGCCTGAACAGGAATTGAAGGCAATCTTGTATCATGAACTGGCACACATCCATTGCAAAGATTTATTTCTGATTATTTTTCAAAATGCAGTGCAAATGATTTACTTTTTTCATCCCCTGGTGTGGCTGGCGAACATGCAGATTTTTCGCTATCGAGAGAAGGCGCGCGACGATCTGGCGATTGAGAAAATGGGCGGAAACGCGCTGGCGTACGGCAAGTATTTGCTCACTTCCATGGACAATGCCATGGAATGGCAGCCGATGTATTCGACGAGCCATTATTTTTTGCAGTCAAAATCTTTTCTGTACCAGAGATTTGAATACATTTTAAAGCGAAAGGAGAAAATCATGAACCGTCTGACTCATTTGCAAAAAGGGGTGCTGGTCGGATGTTTGATTGTGGGGTTGGCGCTGACTGCTTTTCAGTCAGACATTCGGTCGCAGACTGAAAACAGCCGGCAGCAAAAGGAAAATGTTCAAGTTCAGAATCCGGAAAATTTCCAGGAAGTGAAGCAGGAAATTATTAATGGTCGCAAAGTTGTTTTTGCGGCATTTGACAAAGCGCCGGAGCCTGAAGGCGGGTTTGGGGTTATTCAGGAAAATCTCGTTTATCCCGAAGCTGCCAGAAAAGCGGGCAAAGAAGGAAAGGTGCTTGTTTACACGCAGATTGGCGCAGACGGCAAAATTATCGATGCTTTTGTCGGACATTCAACCGTCCGCGATGAAAGTTGTGATGCTGCTGCTCTGCAAGCGGTAAAAAGCATGGTCTGGAATCCGGCACTGAAAGAAGGGAAGCCCATCGCTGTTTGGATTATTGTGCCGGTAAACTTTAAAATCTACAAGCCGGACGAGCAAAAGCCGGCTCGAACTGAAAAAGGTCAAATTTCGTCGCCGCTTCCTCCAAAAGAATTGCCTCCTCCGCCGCCTCCTGCTCCCAAACCTCCACAGACCGTAGAGGAAGGTGTGGTATTTGTTCCCTACGACGAAGCGCCGAGGCCGATTGGTGGGTTTGCGGCAATTCAGAAGAATTTGCAATACCCAGAAATAGCCAGAAAAGCATGTATCGAAGGTACTGTTGTCATTTATGCTAAAATTAGCAAGGATGGCGCTGTTGAAGAGACAAAAATTGTAAAGTCGCTCGGCAAAAATAATGGTCTCGATGAAGCGGCTGTGGCAGCGGTCAAAAAAACAAAATGGAAACCGGCGAAACAAAAAGACAAAAGTGTCGGAGTCTGGGTTTCTGTACCCGTCAAATTCAAGCTTGCAAATGAAAAAAAAGGAACCACCTCTGATATGAAAGAAGTGGAACAGAAATTACAAAAGATTGAACAGGATTTAGCGCAAAAAGAGAAATTGCTGCAAGCCCAGGAAGATAAGAAGACAGCTAAAGAATTAAAGAAAATTAAAGAAGATTTACAAACAATTCAAGAAAAGTTGAAAGAGAAAAATAAAGAACTGCAAAAGCTGAATGAAAAAATGGAAAAGGTGACAGAGGAAAAATCTATAACCGTTTCCAGTAAACCAAGCGGAGAAACGCCCTCTGTCCTGAGATCTGACGAAGAAATAATTTTTGTGCCTTATGATAAACCGCCTGCTCCTGAAGGAGGCTTTAAAGCAATTCAGAGGAATCTAATTTATCCTGAATTAGCGCGAAAAAACAAAATCGAAGGCACTGTGATTTTGTATGTGCAAATTACAGAAAAAGGAGAGGTTGGTAAAGTGCACGTCCAAAAGCCGCTCGATGCCAATTGCAATCAAGCAGCAATCGATGCCGTAAAAAGGGTGAAATGGAAACCGGCAAAACAAAAAGGAAAACCAGTCGCTGTCTGGGTATCGGTGCCGATTATATTCAAGTTGAAATAG
- a CDS encoding BlaI/MecI/CopY family transcriptional regulator — protein MKKKTITEFEWLIMRLLWEKGVLSVKEVWQTLFPGGERAYTTIQTIMDRMVKKRLLQKKKIGLVNFYRPRIDESTLKQEATQKFVNITFNGSFGSMAAFLLSQGDFSHKELEEIKKLIDQKEGEINESGSLSR, from the coding sequence ATGAAGAAAAAAACAATCACAGAATTTGAGTGGCTTATCATGCGGTTGCTGTGGGAAAAAGGCGTGCTTTCAGTGAAAGAGGTCTGGCAGACTCTATTTCCCGGCGGCGAACGCGCTTACACGACAATTCAGACGATCATGGATCGCATGGTGAAAAAGCGATTGTTGCAAAAAAAGAAAATCGGTTTGGTGAATTTTTACAGACCGCGCATTGATGAAAGCACGTTGAAACAGGAGGCGACGCAGAAATTTGTGAATATTACCTTCAATGGCTCCTTTGGCAGCATGGCGGCGTTTTTGCTTAGTCAGGGAGATTTCAGCCACAAAGAACTTGAGGAAATTAAAAAATTGATTGATCAAAAAGAGGGTGAGATCAATGAATCAGGTAGTCTCTCTCGTTGA
- a CDS encoding glycosyltransferase, which translates to MAMILDNTSEHQYKNIDISQYKDFINVGELRELAAKLKNRKILHINATAKGGGVAAILQRMIPLLNSLGFINHWFVPDISDVNFFTVTKKHHNMFQGLKVKLTDGEKKLYWNVQKQVAEKINSWDDYDIIFLHDTQYLGLVEFLPKREGQKYIYRCHIDTTTAVDDIKDFFLPVIEKCDAAVYHIKDFILSEKIENFVMPPSTDPLEPKNQIELITEEDKISAIKRFNLDFNRPILTQVGRFDPAKGFDRVHRIYKNVKKEMPDVQLLLTGAGAADDPEFNVFIKGIKELVTNDKDAVAEEIPFNVRLLNAIQQASTIIYAMSTKEGFGLVASEAAIKKKPIIVSDVGGLPQQVIHGKTGYIVKDELEAAQYTLTLLKDKKLRDDFGNEARKYVLSKFITPIDAKNQINLFISTLNLQ; encoded by the coding sequence ATGGCGATGATATTAGACAATACCAGTGAGCATCAATACAAAAATATTGACATTTCACAATATAAGGATTTCATAAACGTTGGTGAATTACGTGAATTAGCGGCTAAATTGAAAAACAGAAAAATATTGCATATCAACGCCACTGCAAAAGGGGGAGGAGTAGCTGCAATTTTACAACGAATGATTCCGTTGTTAAATTCGCTTGGTTTTATCAATCACTGGTTTGTCCCTGATATTTCAGATGTAAATTTTTTTACTGTCACTAAAAAACACCATAACATGTTTCAAGGATTAAAAGTAAAACTTACTGATGGCGAAAAAAAATTGTATTGGAATGTCCAAAAGCAGGTGGCTGAAAAAATTAATAGTTGGGATGATTATGATATCATTTTTCTGCACGACACGCAGTACCTGGGATTGGTCGAATTTCTGCCTAAACGAGAGGGGCAGAAATACATCTACCGCTGTCACATTGATACAACTACTGCTGTTGATGACATTAAGGATTTCTTTTTGCCCGTAATCGAAAAGTGTGATGCTGCAGTTTATCATATTAAAGATTTTATTTTGAGCGAAAAAATAGAAAATTTTGTTATGCCACCTTCAACAGATCCACTCGAACCTAAAAATCAGATCGAATTAATTACAGAAGAAGATAAAATTAGTGCTATTAAAAGATTTAATCTGGATTTTAATCGCCCAATATTGACGCAAGTCGGACGGTTTGATCCGGCAAAGGGTTTTGACAGGGTGCATCGCATTTATAAAAATGTAAAAAAAGAAATGCCTGATGTGCAACTCTTATTAACAGGAGCGGGTGCCGCTGATGATCCGGAATTTAATGTTTTTATTAAAGGAATCAAAGAATTAGTTACCAACGACAAAGACGCCGTCGCGGAAGAAATTCCTTTTAATGTTCGACTTTTAAATGCAATCCAGCAAGCGTCAACTATAATATACGCAATGTCCACTAAAGAAGGTTTTGGGCTTGTTGCGTCGGAGGCCGCCATTAAAAAAAAGCCGATTATTGTTTCCGACGTTGGCGGACTGCCGCAGCAGGTAATACACGGCAAAACCGGTTATATTGTCAAAGATGAATTAGAAGCAGCGCAGTACACTCTTACGCTATTAAAAGATAAAAAATTAAGAGATGATTTTGGAAATGAAGCACGAAAATATGTTTTATCTAAATTTATTACACCCATCGACGCCAAAAATCAAATTAATTTGTTCATCAGTACCTTGAATTTGCAGTAA
- a CDS encoding Na+:solute symporter, which translates to MIDLLIVLAFVTYSIASGFRAKSNASKNLNEYFLAGKTVKGWKAGFSMAATQYAADTPLLVTGLIATGGIFMLWRLWIYGLAFLMIGFVLGRAWRNAGVLTDAELTEIRYSGKAVTSLRGLKAIYYGTVINCTVMAMVLVAANRISETFLLWHEWIPKNIYGHIYNFVQSIHISFASGATNIPIDIASTNNLISILLIVGFTTLYSTTGGLRTVINTDVVQFVIAMTATLVYAIYAVVHVGGLSTMTKKLVSLYGVDRTGEMLSFGPHSKELLMPFLVIIGLQWFFQMNSDGTGYLAQRTMACRSDRDARMAGFVFTVAQVLVRSLFWLPICVALLLIYPYNPATASGETFTASREILFATGIKDLMPAGVRGLMLTGLFAALASTISTHLNWGASYWSNDIYYRIINQIWLKRTPRSKELVVVARFTNILILLIALAIMVNLDSIQTAWYISLLFGAGMGAVLVLRWLWERINIFSELAAIAASLIFAPIILFTVKEEYMRLLLMSVISTVVVLIVTWLTPETDEDILKKFYERVKPPGFWKKTALKVGADPKQSVREFREGIYLVLTTGATIFLLLIGIGKLLLPSPKESSFIPWSILLVGLASIGLWWKKIFGKNA; encoded by the coding sequence ATGATCGATCTCCTGATTGTGCTTGCCTTTGTTACGTACAGTATCGCTTCTGGTTTTCGGGCAAAATCCAATGCATCAAAAAATCTCAATGAATATTTTTTAGCAGGAAAAACGGTTAAAGGATGGAAGGCTGGCTTCAGCATGGCAGCAACTCAGTACGCAGCGGACACCCCGTTGTTAGTCACTGGTTTGATTGCTACTGGCGGAATTTTTATGCTCTGGCGATTGTGGATTTATGGGCTGGCTTTTTTAATGATCGGCTTTGTGCTGGGACGAGCCTGGCGAAATGCTGGTGTGTTAACAGATGCGGAACTCACAGAAATCCGCTATAGCGGCAAAGCCGTTACAAGTTTGCGGGGATTAAAAGCAATATATTACGGAACGGTAATCAACTGTACTGTGATGGCAATGGTTCTCGTCGCTGCGAATCGTATCTCTGAAACCTTCCTTTTATGGCATGAATGGATACCAAAAAATATTTATGGTCACATTTATAATTTCGTCCAGTCAATTCATATTTCTTTCGCATCAGGCGCCACAAATATTCCCATAGATATTGCTTCAACGAATAATTTGATCAGCATTTTGCTCATTGTTGGATTTACGACACTGTATTCGACGACAGGAGGTTTACGCACGGTCATTAATACCGATGTTGTTCAATTTGTTATTGCAATGACAGCTACTTTAGTTTATGCAATTTACGCTGTTGTTCATGTCGGCGGCCTTAGTACGATGACAAAAAAATTGGTCAGTCTCTATGGCGTCGATCGTACCGGAGAGATGCTATCTTTTGGCCCCCACAGTAAGGAACTCCTGATGCCGTTTTTAGTGATTATCGGCTTACAGTGGTTTTTTCAAATGAATAGTGACGGCACCGGCTATTTGGCACAGAGAACAATGGCTTGTCGCAGCGATCGCGATGCCAGAATGGCAGGATTTGTTTTTACGGTAGCACAAGTTTTAGTGAGAAGTTTGTTTTGGCTGCCGATTTGTGTCGCTTTGCTACTCATTTATCCTTACAATCCTGCAACTGCCAGCGGCGAAACTTTCACGGCCAGCAGAGAAATACTTTTCGCGACCGGAATTAAAGATTTAATGCCAGCGGGTGTTCGGGGATTAATGCTTACCGGATTGTTTGCTGCTCTGGCTTCGACGATTAGCACCCATCTGAATTGGGGCGCTTCTTATTGGAGTAATGATATTTATTATCGCATCATAAATCAGATATGGCTAAAACGTACTCCTCGGTCAAAAGAGTTGGTTGTCGTCGCAAGATTCACAAATATTTTAATTCTGCTAATAGCATTAGCCATTATGGTGAATTTGGACTCTATTCAAACGGCCTGGTATATTAGTTTATTATTTGGCGCCGGTATGGGCGCAGTGCTTGTACTCAGGTGGCTTTGGGAAAGAATCAACATCTTTTCTGAATTAGCAGCTATTGCTGCGTCATTAATTTTTGCTCCGATCATATTGTTTACTGTGAAAGAGGAATACATGCGATTGTTGCTTATGTCCGTTATTTCCACAGTAGTTGTGCTTATCGTAACCTGGCTCACTCCCGAAACAGATGAGGATATTTTAAAGAAATTTTATGAACGAGTTAAACCACCTGGTTTTTGGAAAAAGACGGCACTCAAAGTTGGCGCTGATCCCAAACAGTCAGTCCGTGAATTTCGTGAAGGCATCTATTTGGTTTTGACCACAGGAGCAACTATTTTTCTTTTGCTTATTGGAATCGGAAAATTACTTTTGCCGTCGCCAAAAGAATCTTCATTTATTCCCTGGTCGATTTTGCTGGTCGGTTTGGCAAGTATCGGCCTTTGGTGGAAGAAAATATTCGGAAAAAACGCATAG